The Daphnia carinata strain CSIRO-1 chromosome 2, CSIRO_AGI_Dcar_HiC_V3, whole genome shotgun sequence genome has a segment encoding these proteins:
- the LOC130701653 gene encoding facilitated trehalose transporter Tret1-2 homolog → MATTKTRKNIPPFKNWPKVAPQIICATSASWAMLSTGLVRGWSSSAIPQLTSPNNETLYLEQNEAAWLTSLPPLCAIFGSLLIAFPMELYGRRMTLASLSIPYVLGFYLMGLSYYLHSAAVLFVGRVITGLITGASSPTSQIYVSECSSPRVRGALGSFTSTFISFGILIAYIVGALVEWQIMCFVIGSLPIVLGLAMLMMPETPSWLVSHNRESQAKDALQQLRGKYTNIESEFQRIKTNVDSQLPNASYSKILTSGHLIKPLLISLALMFFQQFSGINAIVFYSASVFQEAGSTLDRFSASIVIGVVQMVFTMMSVFLVDRIGRRILLIISGVCMAVSLSGLSAFLYLKSAWEELSIVDESTVAESSVFEELGWLPLLCLMSFIIAYSIGFGAVPQLIMGELFPLEYRHRLGTISASFSLCCTFIVVRAFPEMAATMGLGGVYGLYAACCLMAVVFVAFFLPETKGKTLEEISQFFGQATAKEITSCPFILIKPKGDPHALLSKPMPKSNVPTQPN, encoded by the exons ATGGCTACCACGAAAACTAGGAAAAACATACCACCATTCAAGAACTGGCCGAAAGTAGCTCCACAG ATTATTTGTGCGACATCAGCTTCATGGGCCATGTTAAGTACCGGACTCGTTCGCGGATG GAGTTCATCAGCTATCCCGCAGCTGACGTCACCAAATAATGAAACGCTGTATCTCGAACAAAATGAGGCTGCTTGGCTAA CATCATTGCCACCACTGTGCGCCATTTTTGGGAGCTTGCTGATTGCATTTCCTATGGAATTATATGGTCGTCGGATGACATTGGCCAGCCTCTCAATACCTTACGTCCTTGGGTTTTACCTTATGGGATTATCTTATTACCTCCATTCGGCCGCAGTTCTCTTCGTTGGTCGTGTCATCACTGGCTTGATAACCGGAGCATCATCACCCACATCTCAGATTTAC GTGAGCGAATGCTCTTCGCCAAGGGTGCGAGGAGCCTTGGGCTCCTTTACATCgacttttatttcgtttggtATCTTAATCGCCTACATTGTCGGAGCGCTTGTCGAATGGCAAATTATGTGTTTCGTCATTGGATCCCTGCCAATTGTCTTGGGCCTAGCAATG CTTATGATGCCGGAAACACCTTCCTGGCTCGTTTCTCATAATCGTGAATCTCAGGCCAAGGACGCACTTCAGCAACTTCGTGGCAA GTATACAAATATCGAGTCGGAATTCCAGCGCATCAAAACCAATGTCGACTCGCAATTACCCAATGCCAGCTATTCCAAAATACTGACCAGCGGCCATTTAATAAAGCCACTACTGATTTCATTAGCGCTCATGTTCTTCCAACAATTCAGTGGTATAAACGCCATTGTCTTTTACTCTGCAAGCGTTTTCCAGGAAGCAGGCAGTACCTTGGATCGTTTTTCAGCCAGCATAGTAATCGGTGTTGTGCAAATGGTTTTCACGATGATGTCTGTTTTTTTG GTGGACCGTATTGGACGTCGTATATTACTGATAATCTCCGGAGTTTGTATGGCAGTCTCGCTAAGTGGATTGAGTGCCTTTCTTTATCTGAAAAGCGCCTGGGAAGAGTTATCTATTGTCGACGAAAGCACCGTGGCAGAGTCATCTGTATTTGAGGAATTGGGCTGGCTCCCTTTGCTGTGCCTCATGTCTTTCATCATTGCATACTCTATCGGTTTCGGCGCTGTACCTCAGTTAATAATGGGCGAACTATTTCCGCTGGAATACCGTCATCGATTGGGTACCATCTCTGCATCGTTCAGTCTGTGCTGCACTTTCATAGTAGTACGAGCTTTTCCTGAGATGGCCGCCACCATGGGGCTAGGTGGTGTTTACGGTCTTTATGCAGCTTGTTGTCTGATGGCTGTCGTATTTGTTGCATTTTTTCTACCAGAAACTAAAGGTAAAACATTGGAAGAAATCAGCCAATTCTTTGGTCAGGCAACAGCCAAAGAAATAACTTCTTGCCCGTTCATTCTAATTAAACCCAAAGGGGATCCTCATGCCCTTCTTAGTAAGCcaatgccaaaaagtaatgTGCCTACCCAAccaaattag
- the LOC130701655 gene encoding facilitated trehalose transporter Tret1-2 homolog — protein sequence MKTRKNLPPFKNWQKVAPQIVCAISASWAMLCTGLVRGWSSSAIPQLTVQNNETLYLEQEEAAWITSLPPLCAIFGSLLIAFPMELYGRRMTLATISIPYIMGFYLMGLSYYLKSTSLLFVGRIITGLLTGASSPTSQIYVSECSSPRIRGALGSFTATFLSLGIVIAYIVGAFVEWQTLCFLIGSLPIVLGLAMFFMPETPSWLLAHNQEPQAEVALQKLRGKYTDVEPELQRMKTNDNSQMSDVSYAKILTSSHLMKPLFISMALMFFQQFSGINAVVFYSASIFQEAGSSVDRFMSSIMIGIVQLVFTMISALLVDRSGRRLLLMISGTFMAISLIGLSTFVYLKNAWEELNVVDESNSSGSFAISELGWLPLLCLMSFIIAYSIGFGAVPQLIMGELFPLEYRHRLGTISASFGLSCTFIVVRTFPDMAATMGLGSVYGLYAACCLTAVLFVAFCLPETRGKTLEEINQFFGQPTLEDIAMQSCLVDRRNPPQSSING from the exons ATGAAGACCCGTAAGAATTTACCGCCATTCAAGAATTGGCAAAAAGTGGCTCCTCAA ATTGTTTGTGCGATATCAGCATCGTGGGCCATGCTTTGTACAGGTCTCGTTCGCGGATG GAGCTCGTCAGCTATCCCTCAACTGACGGTACAAAATAATGAAACATTGTACCTCGAACAAGAAGAAGCCGCTTGGATAA CTTCATTACCACCGCTATGCGCGATTTTTGGAAGCCTGCTGATTGCATTTCCTATGGAATTATATGGTCGTCGGATGACACTTGCCACCATCTCAATACCGTACATAATGGGATTTTACCTTATGGGATTGTCCTATTACCTGAAATCGACATCGCTTCTTTTCGTTGGTCGTATTATCACTGGCTTGTTAACTGGAGCCTCATCACCTACTTCGCAGATTTAT GTGAGCGAATGCTCCTCTCCGAGGATAAGAGGAGCTCTGGGTTCTTTTACGGCCACATTTCTTTCATTGGGCATAGTGATCGCCTACATCGTTGGAGCCTTTGTCGAGTGGCAAACTCTCTGTTTCCTAATCGGATCACTGCCAATCGTCTTGGGTCTAGCCATG TTTTTCATGCCGGAGACACCCTCCTGGCTTCTTGCCCACAACCAGGAACCACAGGCCGAGGTCGCGCTTCAGAAACTACGTGGAAA ATATACTGACGTTGAACCGGAATTGCAACGCATGAAAACCAATGATAACTCACAAATGTCAGACGTGAGCTACGCCAAAATACTGACAAGCAGCCATTTGATGAAGCCGCTGTTCATCTCAATGGCGCTAATGTTCTTCCAACAATTTAGTGGCATTAACGCCGTTGTCTTTTACTCGGCCAGCATTTTTCAGGAGGCTGGTAGTAGCGTGGACCGATTTATGTCCAGCATTATGATTGGCATTGTGCAATTAGTTTTCACAATGATCTCAGCATTACTG gtggACCGATCTGGACGTCGATTGTTACTGATGATTTCGGGAACTTTTATGGCAATTTCACTCATTGGATTAAGTACCTTTGTTTATCTGAAAAACGCCTGGGAAGAGTTAAATGTCGTCGACGAAAGTAACTCATCAGGGTCGTTTGCGATCTCGGAATTGGGCTGGCTCCCTTTACTTTGCCTTATGTCTTTCATCATTGCATACTCTATCGGTTTCGGCGCTGTACCTCAGCTAATAATGGGCGAACTGTTTCCACTGGAATACCGTCATCGATTGGGTACAATATCTGCATCATTCGGTCTAAGCTGCACATTCATAGTAGTACGAACTTTTCCTGATATGGCAGCGACTATGGGGCTAGGCAGTGTTTACGGTCTCTATGCAGCTTGTTGCCTGAcagctgttttgtttgttgcattTTGTTTGCCAGAAACTAGAGGTAAAACATTGGAAGAAATCAACCAATTTTTTGGTCAGCCTACGTTAGAAGACATAGCAATGCAATCTTGCTTGGTCGACCGGAGAAATCCACCCCAGTCTTCGATTAATGGCTAA
- the LOC130701643 gene encoding chorion peroxidase-like → MRCELDRNYLATLIERFDALAVAAKKEEQEADEIVASIPKAQIEEAVRFGRQYVEEWKQLEQRIAKEDENRFMLQGTSDKNGGTLLSPGAKYSARFSFVRHNPAAMAQSKEAAVDYVARQYLSDQLGIPAGKIGPISRLAASSNVTDRQAALPPLAPCDFSSKFRTIDGSCNSNYQPRFGQAGTIFRRFIDFSNYADNVSKFRNSVYGNPLPSPRLISTTVMVNDTVPDPSVTLLTMQWGQFLDHDLTLTPTFTKSDGSAYQCCSREQTGVDVVPPHPECSPIAIPRGDKKYDPSDTSQVTCMNFIRSIFGKDLYGNTPRLRHHVNSLTHWIDGSNVYGSDEATAQRLRDPIGNGRMKVSFNGDRQMLPVKPDCCNAPIPTGGTCTAICFDAGDERVNEQPLLSLMHTIWVREHNRIVDNLHIVAPFQTPDFYYQHARRIVIAEMQHIIYNEYLPVMIGPERAAQVTSEEFTYNKYTNPAIATEFSTAAFRMGHSQLRSFIRLFEKNGQHSKDSYTLSDSFDEPFRMHQPNFMDNALRGLLQVPAMAVDNCMADDITSQLFKPKGKTLGLDLISLNIQRGRDHGLPPYGLMAYYLLSNSGLQTYPNQFDDLLHRMPVEAVNALRSVYSNVGDIDLFIGGVVETPLPNAVLGRTFAGLFSLQFLYLRQADRFFYTSNIGQPYALTSNQLVEIEKVSLAKIICDNSDGSITRIQPKAFRIPDDLLNKPVSCSSLAGIDFAKFLPL, encoded by the exons ATGAGGTGTG AATTAGACAGAAATTATTTGGCGACCCTCATCGAACGTTTCGATGCTCTCGCCGTGGCCgccaagaaagaagaacaagaggCCGACGAAATCGTAGCCAGCATTCCGAAGGCGCAAATTGAAGAGGCTGTACGATTTGGCCGACAATACGTAGAAGAATGGAAGCAGCTGGAACAGCGTATAGCTAAAGAGGATGAAAATCGATTCATGCTTCAAGGCACTTCTGATAAAAATGGTGGTACCTTATTGTCGCCCGGTGCCAAGTATTCGGcacgtttctcttttgtacGACACAATCCCGCCGCTATGGCTCAATCTAAGGAAGCCGCTGTTGATTACGTGGCCCGACAATACTTGAGTGACCA ATTGGGAATTCCGGCAGGGAAAATTGGACCGATTAGTAGATTGGCTGCGTCATCTAATGTCACAGATAGACAGGCTGCACTTCCTCCTCTTGCGCCGTGTGACTTCAGTTCCAAATTTCGCACAATAGACGGTTCATGTAACAGCAATTACCAACCCAGATTCGGACAAGCTGGCACAATCTTTCGGCGATTTATCGACTTTAGCAATTACGCAGACA ATGTGTCCAAGTTCCGGAACTCTGTATACGGGAATCCATTACCAAGCCCACGCCTCATCTCCACCACTGTTATGGTGAACGACACTGTGCCCGATCCCAGCGTGACTCTACTAACGATGCAATGGGGACAGTTTCTCGATCACGACCTCACTCTTACTCCAACGTTCACAAAAA GTGATGGATCTGCTTACCAATGCTGCTCACGGGAACAGACGGGCGTTGACGTTGTTCCACCTCACCCTGAATGTTCTCCAATCGCCATTCCTAGAGGAGATAAGAAATATGATCCATCGGACACCAGTCAAGTCACTTGTATGAACTTTATTCGCTCCATTTTCGGCAAAGATCTCTACGGAAACACACCAAGGCTGCGGCACCAT GTGAACAGTCTTACGCATTGGATCGACGGTTCAAACGTCTACGGCAGTGACGAAGCCACAGCACAGAGATTGCGAGATCCTATTGGCAATGGTCGGATGAAGGTTTCATTCAATGGCGATCGCCAGATGCTACCAGTGAAACCTGATTGTTGCAATGCTCCCATTCCTACGGGTGGAACCTGTACGGCCATATGCTTTGATGCAG GTGATGAGAGAGTGAACGAGCAGCCCTTACTCAGTTTGATGCACACGATTTGGGTTCGCGAGCACAATCGCATCGTGGATAACTTGCACATCGTAGCACCGTTCCAAACGCCCGATTTCTACTACCAACACGCTCGCCGCATCGTCATCGCCGAAATGCAGCACATCATCTACAACGAGTACTTGCCCGTCATGATtg GTCCGGAAAGGGCTGCCCAGGTCACGAGTGAGGAGTTCACGTATAACAAATATACCAATCCAGCCATTGCCACGGAATTTTCTACGGCCGCTTTCCGCATGGGTCACTCTCAGTTGAGGAGCTTCATCAG ATTGTTTGAGAAGAATGGACAACACAGCAAAGACAGCTACACACTGTCCGACTCGTTTGATGAGCCCTTCAGGATGCACCAACCAAATTTCATGGACAACGCACTACGAGGACTCCTACAAGTTCCTGCCATGGCGGTTGACAACTGTATGGCCGACGATATCACTAGTCAACTATTCAA GCCAAAAGGGAAAACACTTGGACTTGacttgatttcattaaacattCAACGAGGAAGAGATCACGGTTTACCTCCCTACGGCTTAATGGCCTACTATTTGCTTTCGAATTCCGGATTACAAACATACCCAAATCAGTTTGATGATTTGCTACATAGAATGCCAGTCGAG GCCGTCAATGCACTCAGGTCGGTTTACAGTAACGTGGGTGACATCGACTTGTTCATCGGCGGAGTTGTTGAAACGCCTTTGCCCAACGCTGTACTGGGACGCACATTTGCCGGTCTTTTTTCATTgcaatttttgtatttacgACAGGCTGATCGCTTCTTCTACACGTCTAACATTGGCCAACCCTACGCCCTAACTTCAA ACCAATTGGTCGAAATCGAAAAAGTTTCGTTGGCAAAAATTATTTGCGACAACAGCGACGGTTCAATCACTCGTATCCAACCGAAAGCCTTCCGAATTCCTGACGA TTTGTTAAACAAGCCCGTTTCATGCAGTAGTTTGGCAGGAATCGACTTTGCCAAATTCTTACCGCTCTAA
- the LOC130701650 gene encoding pseudouridylate synthase 7 homolog, translating to MNAQEVGIIQYVSHRKGFSAVCEFSDFQVHEIGMDGKEIHLTDRTLPDVMVFPKKKTRVYPSLYEQYQLLTADQWNEIDGMIKNELPLTIKIDVSGKSKDKRQNLARVLSVKYEGLCFKTSCNVLQISKQENVKPRIREPSHSALYTQFVLYKENLSTATALARLQRSRKRNGFKTNFFTAGDLPKRASTSQLVTAFDWSPLHVVGGLRSNVIIGNFEFTKKPLEPGHRIGSHYTIALRQVMGDASVIKANLESLKINGFINYYDTECFGRSREAPLHLVGKCVLKGSWQDVINLMLEPSAIDPVDVTGEEYAALVKYKTSGDALLALESVPSGACTSIECQLLYYIKNRRKNVHRMIQSIPSSRLHIYVQAYLRFLWNNIVSKRITEFGMEPIIGDLVYAYHRENGSTEKFKRKIILLDKGNIQNYTINDVILPLPGADGIYPRNEVASYYTNFLLKDGLSESDLKRAIKTYSVDVEYRPVVSKPFDIVWYFIRYNNPTETLVWSDMDRLRKKEKPNLIENGAFLGLVIEFDLLSSVYATMALRELTKMDSIFDFVTPNVPDNEILKKNLISTDHKSSAQPEAKRIKLMVTVE from the exons ATGAATGCTCAAGAAGTGGGTATTATTCAATATGTTTCACATagaaaaggattttcagctGTTTGCGAGTTCTCTGACTTTCAG GTTCATGAAATCGGTATGGATGGAAAAGAAATCCACTTAACCGATAGAACACTGCCAGATGTTATggtttttcctaaaaaaaagacaagagtgTATCCTTCTCTCTATGAACAATATCAACTATTAACTGCTGATCAATGGAACGAAATTGATGGCATGATAAAGAATGAACTGCCTCTAACGATTAAAATTGATGTTAGTGGCAAAAGTAAAGATAAGCGACAGAATCTAGCAAGAGTTCTCTCCGTGAAATATGAAGGACTTTGCTTCAAAACTTCCTGTAACGTTCTACAAATCTCGAAGCAAGAAAATGTAAAGCCCAGAATTCGGGAACCTTCTCATTCTGCCTTGTATACACAGTTTGTTTTATACAAGGAAAATCTAAGCACGGCGACAGCCTTAGCGAGATTGCAACGTAGCCGAAAACGAAA TGGCTTTAAGACTAACTTTTTCACTGCCGGCGACCTACCAAAAAGAGCCAGCACAAGTCAGTTGGTAACTGCATTTGACTGGAGTCCTTTACATGTTGTGGGTGGCTTACGATCAAATGTTATTATTGGAAACTTCGAATTTACCAAGAAACCACTTGAGCCAGGTCATCGCATT GGCAGCCATTACACGATTGCGCTCCGGCAGGTGATGGGAGATGCCAGTGTAATCAAAGCAAATTTGGAGTCGCTGAAAATCAACGGCTTCATTAATTATTATGATACAGAATGTTTCGGAAGAAGTCGTGAAGCACCTTTGCATTTAGTTGGCAAATGCGTATTAAAAGGAAGCTGGCAGGAT GTCATTAATCTTATGTTAGAACCTTCTGCTATTGATCCGGTTGATGTAACTGGCGAAGAGTATGCAGCGCTTGTGAAATACAAAACGTCGGGGGATGCTTTACTAGCCTTAGAAAGCGTACCGTCGGGCGCATGTACCTCAATCGAATGTCAACTCCTCTATTATATAAAGAACCGAAGAAAGAACGTCCACCGCATGATCCAATCC ATTCCATCCAGCAGGTTACATATTTACGTACAGGCCTATTTGCGTTTCCTATGGAACAACATCGTGTCAAAACGTATTACCGAATTCGGAATGGAGCCAATAATAGGAGACTTGGTCTACGCTTATCACCGAGAAAATGGCAGTACAGAAAAATTCAAGCGGAAAATCATTTTGCTCGACAAAGGcaatattcaaaattataCCATCAATGATGTTATACTACCACTTCCTGGGGCTGATGGCATTTACCCGCGTAACGAAGTAGCAAGTTACTATACCAATTTTTTACTCAAGGATGGATTGTCAGAGAGCGATTTGAAACGGGCCATCAA gacGTACAGCGTCGACGTCGAATACCGACCCGTCGTGTCGAAGCCCTTCGACATTGTTTGGTACTTCATACGTTATAATAATCCCACAGAGACACTTGTTTGGTCGGACATGGATCGACtgaggaaaaaggaaaagcctAATCTTATTGAAA ATGGCGCTTTCCTCGGACTGGTGATCGAATTCGACCTACTTTCTTCAGTGTACGCAACGATGGCGCTCAGAGAACTCACAAAAATGGATTCAATTTTCGACTTCGTGACGCCAAATGTGCCTGATAACGAAATATTAAAGAAGAACTTGATTTCAACTGATCATAAATCATCCGCGCAACCGGAGGCTAAGCGAATCAAGTTAATGGTTACAGTTGAGTAA
- the LOC130701652 gene encoding LOW QUALITY PROTEIN: cytosol aminopeptidase-like (The sequence of the model RefSeq protein was modified relative to this genomic sequence to represent the inferred CDS: deleted 1 base in 1 codon) has protein sequence MATVRTQINFCRRLLFCNRFSKVAFPSFSSQATDLKKGKGLILGGYSSTNTENDVGSTKDFIWTEAAKSFNDQVANRLNDALNWSGVPKKGKARVLYGLDREFPAVAVVNLGPNPSNHAAIFQKDNVLEERDTARENLRCGIAAGLKALRDVGVDVVSVDPCGDAECAAESASLTRWQFQDLKGAAKRKPDIEVILHGSDEIGEAKWETGLTKAAGQNLARWLMEMPSNHMTPTIFARHAVDLLSRAGGNGVAINVEAHDEAWASNQGMNSFLAVAQGSREPPVFLEITYNNLPGKEKPIVIVGKGVTFDTGGISIKPAANMDKMRGDMGGAACTLATILTAAKLNLPLYIKGLIPLTENMPGGKAIKPGDVVKAMNGKTIQIDNTDAEGRLILADALAYAQQYQPNLVLDVATLTGAINVALGSSAAGVFTNSNALWHLVHQSAFITGDRVWRMPLWKHFQAALESQLADLNNVGKTGAGGSCSAAAFLKEFTDAPHWMHLDIAGVGGVVDGSDVPYLAKGMTGRPTRTLIEVLSRISQSEDFQKMF, from the exons ATGGCGACAGTCCGCACGCAAATCAACTTTTGCCGTCGATTACTGTTTTGTAATAGGTTTTCCAAGGTCGCTTTCCCATCATTCTCCTCTCAGGCCACAGATCTCAAG AAAGGTAAAGGCCTCATATTGGGAGGCTATTCTTCAACGAACACCGAAAACGACGTTGGTTCCACGAAAGATTTCATTTGGACGGAGGCGGCCAAAAGTTTCAACGATCAAGTGGCCAATCGCCTAAACGATGCGTTGAACTG GAGCGGAGTGCCAAAGAAGGGCAAAGCCAGAGTGCTGTACGGACTCGATCGTGAATTTCCAGCTGTAGCCGTCGTCAATTTGGGCCCGAATCCTTCAAACCATGCagctatttttcaaaaagataatGTTTTGGAAGAAAGAGATACGGCCAGAGAAAATCTAAGATGCGGCATTGCAG CTGGTTTAAAAGCTCTGCGTGATGTTGGCGTGGATGTTGTGTCCGTTGATCCGTGTGGTGACGCCGAGTGCGCCGCCGAAAGTGCCTCGCTGACTCGCTGGCAGTTTCAAGATTTGAAAGGCGCCGCTAAACGCAAACCCGATATTGAAGTAATTTTGCACGGCAGTGATGAAATCGG AGAAGCCAAGTGGGAGACTGGTTTGACAAAAGCTGCTGGGCAGAATTTAGCCAGATGGTTGATGGAAATGCCATCGAATCATATGACACCTACCATTTTTGCCCGTCATGCAGTCGATTTGCTTAGTCGTGCAGGAGGCAACGGAGTAGCAATTAATGTAGAAGCTCACGATGAAGCATGGGCTTCCAATCAAGGaatgaattcttttttagCTGTCGCCCAAGGTTCCAGAGAGCCACCTGTCTTTCTCGAAATCACCTACAATAATTTGCCAGGCAAAGAGAAGCCGATCGTCATTGTTG GCAAAGGAGTCACCTTCGATACAGGTGGTATTAGCATCAAACCAGCAGCCAACATGGATAAAATGCGTGGAGATATGGGTGGGGCTGCCTGCACCCTTGCCACAATTTTGACAGCTGCTAAGCTCAATCTACCTCTGTACATCAAAG GGTTAATTCCATTGACTGAAAATATGCCGGGTGGCAAGGCCATCAAACCTGGCGATGTCGTGAAAGCCATGAATGGCAAAACGATCCAAATCGATAATACGGATGCAGAAGGTCGACTTATTCTGGCCGATGCCCTCGCGTATGCTCAACAGTATCAGCCCAATCTCGTATTGGATGTTGCCACGCTGACAG GTGCAATCAATGTTGCTCTTGGCAGCTCAGCAGCTGGAGTTTTCACCAACTCTAACGCCTTATGGCACCTGGTTCATCAGTCTGCTTTCATCACAGGCGATAGGGTATGGCGAATGCCTTTGTGGAAGCACTTTCAAGCCGCACTAG AATCACAGCTCGCGGATTTAAATAACGTCGGCAAAACTGGAGCTGGAGGTTCATGCAGTGCCGCAGCTTTCCTTAAG GAATTCACTGATGCACCTCACTGGATGCATCTTGATATCGCAGGTGTTGGTGGG GTTGTCGACGGCTCTGATGTGCCTTACTTGGCTAAAG GAATGACAGGAAGACCGACGCGTACGTTAATTGAAGTTCTAAGCCGCATTAGTCAGAGCGAGGATTTCCAAAAGATGTTTTAA
- the LOC130701668 gene encoding mediator of RNA polymerase II transcription subunit 28-like yields MATDSHSNLLSHNTNLVDDFEEAFQGIISGFTKEDGLSHTQDNKEELRTDAEQNVAKFIEVAKQLETFFLQRRMQISVLKPEQLVKEDCTELKQELARKDELIKKHHEKISIWLNMLGEPQPGPVAASATPILSEGAPAPQQQQPGNTMPFQHR; encoded by the exons ATGGCGACTGACTCTCACTCAAATTTGTTATCTCACAACACAAACCTTGTCGATGACTTTGAAGAAGCATTCCAG GGTATCATCAGCGGTTTCACCAAGGAAGATGGCTTATCGCACACTCAGGATAATAAAGAAGAATTACGTACAGATGCCGAACAGAACGTTGCGAAGTTCATTGAAGTAGCCAAGCAACTGGAAACATTTTTCCTTCAAAGGCGCATGCAGATATCTGTTCTGAAACCAGAACAGCTTGTCAAAGAG GATTGCACAGAACTCAAACAGGAGTTGGCCAGGAAAGATGAACTTATCAAAAAGCATcatgaaaaaatttcaatatggTTAAATATGTTGGGTGAGCCACAACCGGGACCTGTGGCTGCTAGTGCAACTCCCATCCTCAGTGAAGGAGCACCTGCTcctcaacagcagcaacctGGCAATACAATGCCATTTCAACATAGATAG